A DNA window from Paraburkholderia hospita contains the following coding sequences:
- a CDS encoding type II secretion system F family protein encodes MQYEVKALSPENEIIALVVDAQDEAGARAQVEAQGLYPTRLAPVRTFRRASGSHGRISVVLFSQELLALLMAGLSIVEGLEALLEREGGARLRGILERLLGGLREGKRFSNLLSGQPDVFPPLYVGIVRAAEGTSDLPRALQRYVDYQARIDMVRNKLVSAAIYPSILLVVGGGVSAFLIAFVVPRFAAVYEGTGHPLPWMSQVLLDWGKFAAAHGLPLFVGALCVVIVAGMAARAAITKIGFATLLGRVPLLGPHLRIYQLSRLYLTLGMLLDGGIPIIAAMETAGGTLTPAMRERMIRACAAVQSGQSLSAAFQAQELTTPISLRMLRVGERSGEMGAMLTQSAAFYDGEISRWIDRFTRMFEPLLMSAIGIVVGTIVVLLYMPIFDLAESLS; translated from the coding sequence ATGCAATACGAAGTGAAAGCGCTCTCGCCAGAGAACGAGATCATCGCCCTTGTCGTCGATGCGCAGGACGAAGCCGGTGCTCGTGCGCAGGTCGAAGCCCAAGGTCTTTATCCGACACGGCTTGCCCCCGTGCGAACCTTCAGGCGCGCGTCCGGCTCGCACGGCCGCATCTCGGTCGTGCTGTTCAGCCAGGAACTGCTGGCGCTCCTGATGGCGGGACTGTCCATCGTCGAGGGGCTCGAAGCGCTGCTCGAACGCGAGGGCGGGGCCAGGCTGCGCGGCATTCTGGAGCGGCTGCTCGGGGGCCTGCGCGAAGGCAAGCGGTTCTCCAATCTGCTTTCGGGCCAACCTGATGTATTTCCGCCCCTTTACGTCGGCATCGTTCGCGCGGCCGAGGGAACGAGTGATCTGCCGCGCGCGCTACAACGCTACGTCGACTATCAGGCACGTATCGACATGGTGCGCAACAAGCTCGTCAGCGCGGCGATTTATCCGAGCATCCTGCTCGTTGTGGGCGGCGGCGTGTCGGCGTTTCTGATCGCGTTTGTCGTGCCGCGCTTCGCCGCGGTTTACGAAGGCACGGGGCATCCGCTGCCGTGGATGTCGCAGGTGCTGCTCGACTGGGGAAAATTTGCCGCTGCGCATGGCTTGCCGCTCTTCGTGGGGGCCCTCTGCGTCGTCATCGTCGCAGGCATGGCGGCGCGCGCGGCCATTACGAAGATAGGCTTCGCGACCCTGCTCGGACGCGTTCCCTTGCTGGGGCCGCACCTGCGGATCTATCAGTTGTCGCGGCTCTATTTGACGCTTGGCATGCTGCTCGACGGTGGCATTCCCATCATCGCCGCGATGGAGACGGCGGGTGGTACGCTCACGCCGGCCATGCGCGAAAGGATGATACGAGCGTGCGCTGCTGTGCAGTCGGGACAATCACTGTCGGCTGCATTTCAGGCCCAGGAACTGACGACGCCCATCTCGTTGCGCATGCTTCGCGTCGGTGAACGCTCAGGCGAAATGGGCGCGATGCTTACCCAGTCGGCTGCGTTCTACGACGGCGAGATCAGTCGCTGGATCGACCGCTTCACGCGGATGTTCGAGCCGCTGCTGATGTCGGCGATCGGAATCGTCGTCGGCACGATCGTCGTTCTGCTGTATATGCCCATTTTCGATCTCGCGGAAAGCCTTTCATGA
- a CDS encoding GspE/PulE family protein, translating into MTTRDTTAPIFDADTLARARALAAANHRHIVAELEVLTGIEPRQLLQSLAQQLAMEVIETAAMYALEPAFERVPLSRAMQRRCALLRNEGALVGVVTSPFDLDLQTWLAAQAGGEIEMRLALPSDLQAYHIRMEESARAIDSLVTTGGEAQTGARTAEVLSFQTVNEAGSPAVKLVNSTLYDALKAGASDIHLESTATGLALKYRVDGVLDAAATLHGVETAEQVISRLKVLAELDIAERRVPQDGSFRVAAGGRDIDLRVSIMPSIHGEDAVIRILDKRAMIEAYGSLTLEALGYDSDSLAALRSLAEEPYGMLLVTGPTGSGKTTTLYAALTEIHNGRDKIITIEDPVEYQLPGILQIPVNEKKGLTFARGLRSILRHDPDKIMVGEIRDRETAEIAVQSALTGHLVLTTVHANNVFDVFGRFSHMGIDPYAFVSALNGIWAQRLLRVNCTHCAAPYAPGDAELARLGLSHADVAGFAFRQGTGCGDCRGTGYRGRRAIAEILILDDEIRDMVVEKQPIRVIKEAARKNGTRQLREVALGVVRRGETTLAEVKRVTLNA; encoded by the coding sequence ATGACAACGCGAGACACGACCGCGCCGATTTTCGATGCCGATACGCTTGCCCGCGCACGCGCGCTGGCGGCGGCCAACCATCGTCATATCGTGGCCGAACTGGAGGTGCTGACGGGCATCGAGCCGCGCCAGTTGCTGCAGTCGCTCGCACAGCAGCTTGCGATGGAGGTCATCGAAACGGCCGCGATGTACGCGCTCGAGCCGGCGTTCGAGCGCGTGCCGCTTTCGCGGGCGATGCAGCGCCGCTGTGCGTTGCTGCGCAACGAGGGTGCGCTGGTCGGTGTGGTGACGAGCCCGTTCGATCTCGATCTGCAAACCTGGCTCGCCGCTCAGGCGGGCGGCGAGATCGAGATGAGGCTCGCGCTGCCCTCCGACCTGCAGGCGTATCACATCCGCATGGAGGAGTCGGCGCGCGCCATCGACAGTCTTGTGACCACGGGCGGAGAGGCGCAGACCGGCGCGCGAACGGCAGAGGTGCTGTCGTTCCAGACGGTCAACGAGGCCGGGAGCCCGGCCGTCAAGCTCGTCAATTCGACGCTGTACGACGCGCTGAAAGCAGGCGCTTCCGATATTCACCTGGAGAGCACCGCGACGGGTCTCGCGTTGAAGTACCGCGTGGACGGCGTGCTCGACGCGGCCGCCACGCTGCACGGTGTCGAAACGGCGGAGCAGGTGATATCACGGCTAAAGGTGCTGGCGGAACTCGACATCGCCGAGCGGCGCGTGCCGCAGGATGGAAGCTTCCGCGTGGCAGCGGGTGGCCGCGACATCGACTTGCGTGTGTCGATCATGCCGAGCATTCACGGCGAGGATGCTGTGATCCGGATTCTCGACAAGCGCGCGATGATCGAGGCCTATGGCTCGCTCACGCTCGAAGCGCTCGGCTACGACAGCGACTCGCTCGCCGCGCTGCGTTCGCTGGCCGAAGAGCCCTACGGCATGCTGCTCGTGACGGGCCCCACAGGCTCGGGCAAGACGACGACGCTCTATGCGGCGTTGACGGAGATTCATAACGGGCGCGACAAGATCATCACGATCGAAGACCCCGTCGAGTATCAATTGCCCGGCATTCTGCAGATTCCTGTTAACGAGAAGAAAGGGCTCACGTTCGCGCGGGGCTTGCGCTCGATCCTCCGGCACGACCCGGACAAGATCATGGTGGGCGAGATCCGCGATCGTGAAACGGCGGAAATCGCCGTGCAATCCGCGCTAACCGGCCACCTCGTGCTGACGACCGTGCACGCGAACAACGTGTTCGACGTGTTCGGCCGTTTCAGTCATATGGGCATCGATCCGTATGCGTTCGTGTCGGCGCTGAACGGCATCTGGGCGCAACGGCTATTGCGCGTGAACTGCACGCACTGCGCCGCGCCGTATGCTCCGGGCGATGCCGAACTGGCGCGGCTCGGACTCAGCCACGCCGATGTCGCCGGCTTCGCGTTTCGCCAAGGCACCGGCTGCGGCGACTGCCGTGGCACGGGGTATCGTGGGCGGCGCGCGATCGCGGAGATTCTGATTCTCGACGACGAGATCCGCGACATGGTGGTTGAAAAGCAGCCGATCCGCGTCATCAAGGAGGCCGCTCGCAAGAACGGCACGCGCCAATTGCGCGAGGTGGCGCTGGGTGTTGTCAGGCGCGGCGAGACTACGCTGGCCGAAGTCAAGCGGGTGACCCTCAATGCGTGA
- the gspG gene encoding type II secretion system major pseudopilin GspG gives MNRRGAWGTRKARGFTLLELLVVLVIIGMLAAIVGPRYFSQLGKSQTTVARAQIDVLTKAIDNFRLDVGRYPTTEEGLQALVVKPASSDKWVGPYLKKEVPLDPWGHPYVYQVPGTKGDYAVISYGRDGQPGGAGEDADISSE, from the coding sequence ATGAACAGGCGAGGCGCATGGGGCACACGCAAGGCACGGGGCTTCACGCTGCTCGAATTGCTGGTGGTGCTCGTCATTATTGGCATGCTCGCGGCGATCGTGGGGCCGCGCTACTTCTCGCAACTGGGCAAGTCTCAGACGACCGTGGCCCGCGCACAGATCGACGTCCTCACCAAGGCAATCGACAACTTCCGGCTGGACGTGGGCCGGTATCCGACTACGGAAGAAGGACTGCAGGCACTTGTCGTCAAGCCGGCGAGCTCGGACAAGTGGGTTGGCCCTTATCTTAAGAAGGAGGTTCCGCTCGATCCGTGGGGACATCCCTACGTGTATCAGGTGCCGGGTACCAAGGGCGACTACGCGGTGATTTCCTATGGACGCGACGGTCAGCCAGGCGGCGCCGGGGAAGACGCCGACATTAGTAGCGAATGA